Proteins from a genomic interval of Pecten maximus chromosome 13, xPecMax1.1, whole genome shotgun sequence:
- the LOC117340418 gene encoding putative nuclease HARBI1 produces the protein MAADAIALAMLDMFMESDSEGEEMECLMEATQHLTTHLREDRTKTEGYFEETIPNYLPDDFTRYFKMNRETFDVLCQHLSECEQLKQRVCAGGREPIPMEKKVLMTIRYLSSMDTIRSLSDRFGVTDSSFLKCREQVINAINSSLKKFIKWPTTGDYLSISERFNDTGSYEFPNIIGAIDGSHIPIEAPAEDANAYYNRKGFHSILLQGICTHDLYFISINVGWPGRVHDAKVFNNSSICENGFRLCNNGEYHILGDGAHPLKEWLLTPYKDNGHLTRQQTLFNKALSSKRQVIERAFALLKGRFRKLRYLNCKSIRTTCDIVTAACVIHNICIIQNYLDGIEELMAVDELQTDDDNVINERENSHLGITKRLQITNSLAVNH, from the coding sequence TTTACGAGAAGATCGAACAAAAACAGAAGGGTATTTTGAAGAAACAATCCCGAACTACTTACCAGATGACTTCACAaggtattttaaaatgaatcGTGAAACATTTGATGTCCTTTGTCAACACCTTAGTGAATGTGAACAGTTAAAACAACGTGTATGTGCAGGAGGTAGAGAACCGATTCCGATGGAGAAGAAGGTACTGATGACCATTCGTTATTTGTCGTCAATGGATACAATACGTAGTTTAAGTGACAGATTTGGTGTAACCGATTCTTCGTTTTTGAAGTGTAGGGAACAAGTAATTAATGCAATTAACTCTTCATTGAAGAAATTCATCAAATGGCCAACGACTGGTGATTATTTGTCAATATCAGAACGCTTCAATGATACAGGTTCATATGAATTCCCAAATATCATTGGAGCAATAGATGGGTCACACATCCCAATCGAAGCTCCAGCAGAGGATGCTAATGCATATTACAACAGGAAAGGATTCCACTCCATTCTTTTGCAGGGCATCTGCACACATGACTTGTATTTTATAAGTATAAATGTCGGTTGGCCAGGTCGTGTTCATGATGCAAAGGTTTTCAACAATTCCAGCATTTGTGAAAACGGATTCAGACTTTGCAATAATGGAGAATACCATATTTTGGGGGATGGTGCACATCCATTAAAAGAATGGCTTCTTACCCCATATAAAGATAATGGTCACCTTACAAGACAACAAACACTGTTCAACAAAGCTTTATCATCAAAGAGGCAGGTGATTGAACGTGCCTTTGCATTGCTCAAAGGACGTTTTCGTAAACTGAGGTATTTGAACTGTAAATCCATCAGAACAACTTGTGATATTGTTACTGCTGCTTGTGTGATACACAACATTTGTATCATACAAAATTATTTGGATGGTATAGAGGAACTAATGGCAGTGGATGAACTTCAAACAGATGATGATAATGTTATCAACGAGAGGGAAAATTCCCATTTAGGGATAACGAAGAGGTTACAAATAACTAACAGCCTTGCAGTAAATCATTGA